A region from the Pelobates fuscus isolate aPelFus1 chromosome 1, aPelFus1.pri, whole genome shotgun sequence genome encodes:
- the GLOD4 gene encoding glyoxalase domain-containing protein 4 yields the protein MGSRRALHYVLKVGDRPATVSFYRDVLGMKVLRHEEFEEGCKATCNGPYDGKWSKTMIGYGSEDSHFVVELTYNYGVGEYRLGSDFRGLTLQSSQFVANARRFNWPLSEVSSGLFETVAPGGYKFYLEDKEQPKTDPVQKVTLAISNLQTSISYWSDLLGMTIYNKDEVKKNVLLGYADNQCKLELQEIGGPVDHATAFGRIAFACPKEELPNIEALMKKENQKILTPLVSLDTPGKATVQVVILADPDGHEICFVGDEAFQELSQTDPNAEKLLNDAMVADKSEEWFAKRKMQKPSA from the exons GTCCTACGacatgaggaatttgaagaagGTTGCAAAGCTACTTGCAATGG cCCATATGATGGGAAGTGGAGTAAGACAATGATTGGTTATGGGTCTGAAGACAGCCACTTTGTTGTTGAACTAACCTACAACTATGGAGTTGGGGAGTACAGACTAGGTAGTGATTTTAGG GGTTTGACACTTCAATCAAGCCAGTTTGTGGCTAATGCAAGAAGGTTTAATTGGCCTCTCTCTGAAGTATCATCTGGACTGTTTGAGACAGTGGCCCCAGGAGGTTATAAGTTCTATTTGGAAGACAAAGAACAACCCAAAACAG ATCCAGTGCAAAAGGTGACTCTTGCGATATCAAACTTGCAAACATCTATATCCTACTGGTCTGATCTGTTGGGAATGACGATTTATAATAAGGATGAAGTGAAAAAGAATGTTCTTTTGGGATATGCAGATAACCAG tgTAAATTGGAGCTGCAGGaaattggtggtccagtggaccaTGCAACAGCTTTTGGCAGAATTGCATTTGCTTGCCCTAAGGAAGAG CTTCCCAACATTGAAGCACTGATGAAAAAGGAGAACCAGAAAATACTAACTCCGCTTGTGAGCCTGGACACTCCTGGAAAAGCTACAGTCCAAGTTGTAATTTTGGCTGACCCT gatgGACATGAAATTTGCTTTGTTGGGGATGAAGCTTTTCAAGAACTCTCCCAGACTGATCCCAATGCAGAAAAACTTCTGAATGAT GCTATGGTAGCTGACAAAAGTGAAGAGTGGTTTGCAAAGCGCAAAATGCAGAAGCCTTCAGCATAA